A genomic window from Cryobacterium sp. SO2 includes:
- a CDS encoding rhamnulokinase family protein, whose product MPHAVVAAVDLGATSGRVMLGHVGQNELRLRSVARFPNGPTPVNENGRVSLHWNISELYRNVLAGLTAAVAAEPGLVGIGVDSWAVDYALLRQGRMLQVPYHYRDDRTRPAVETVHALSGPAELYEANGLQFLPFNSLYQLRADLDAGTLDLADQVLLVPDLLTYWLTGVSAAERTNASTTGLLDVRTGDWNEALISLLGFNRSLFPPLVNAGTRIGSLLPSVAAEIRSSRPIEVTAIGSHDTASAVAAVPATGDDFAYISCGTWGLVGVELDGPVLSAASRAANFTNEGGVDGRVRYLHNVMGLWLLSESIRSWELDGAPIVLADLLREAAAVTGPVAVFDADDQRFLAPGDMPARIRAYCVENGLEPPRSKAEMVRSILESLADAFARGVQQASLLSGKTVREVHIVGGGSQNRLLCQLTADRLGLPVLAGPVEATAIGNVLIQARAQGLVNGSLEELRALVARSFVPVAFTPARSLVRQ is encoded by the coding sequence CACGAGCGGCCGGGTGATGCTCGGCCACGTCGGGCAGAACGAGCTGCGCCTGCGGTCGGTGGCCCGCTTCCCGAACGGGCCCACCCCGGTGAACGAGAACGGCCGGGTGTCGCTGCACTGGAACATCTCGGAGCTGTACCGCAACGTGCTGGCCGGGCTCACGGCGGCGGTCGCCGCGGAACCCGGGCTGGTCGGCATCGGGGTGGATTCCTGGGCCGTGGACTACGCGCTGCTGCGGCAGGGCCGGATGCTGCAGGTGCCGTACCACTACCGCGATGACCGCACCCGGCCGGCCGTCGAGACCGTGCACGCGCTGAGCGGCCCGGCCGAGCTGTACGAGGCCAACGGGCTGCAGTTCCTGCCGTTCAACTCGCTCTACCAGCTTCGGGCTGACCTAGACGCGGGCACCCTGGACCTGGCTGACCAGGTTCTGCTCGTTCCCGACCTGCTCACCTATTGGCTCACCGGTGTCAGCGCCGCCGAACGCACCAACGCCTCCACCACCGGGCTGCTCGACGTGCGCACCGGTGACTGGAACGAGGCCCTGATCAGCCTGCTGGGCTTCAACCGCAGCCTGTTCCCTCCGCTCGTGAACGCCGGCACTCGGATCGGCAGCCTGCTGCCCAGTGTGGCGGCCGAGATCCGCTCCAGCCGCCCGATCGAAGTCACGGCGATCGGCTCGCACGACACCGCCTCCGCCGTCGCCGCGGTGCCCGCCACCGGCGACGACTTCGCCTACATCTCCTGCGGCACCTGGGGCCTGGTGGGTGTCGAGCTCGACGGGCCCGTGCTCAGCGCCGCCAGCCGGGCGGCGAATTTCACCAACGAGGGCGGCGTCGACGGCCGCGTGCGCTACCTGCACAATGTGATGGGCCTGTGGCTGCTGAGCGAGTCCATCCGCAGCTGGGAACTGGACGGCGCACCGATCGTGCTCGCCGACCTGCTGCGGGAAGCCGCGGCCGTGACCGGGCCCGTCGCGGTGTTCGACGCCGACGACCAGCGTTTCCTGGCGCCGGGGGACATGCCCGCCCGCATCCGGGCGTACTGCGTCGAGAACGGCCTCGAACCGCCCCGGTCGAAGGCCGAGATGGTGCGCAGCATCCTCGAGAGCCTGGCGGATGCGTTCGCCCGCGGTGTGCAGCAGGCCAGCCTGCTCTCGGGCAAGACCGTTCGCGAGGTGCACATCGTGGGCGGCGGCTCCCAGAACCGCCTGCTCTGCCAGCTCACCGCCGACCGCCTGGGCCTGCCCGTGCTGGCCGGCCCGGTGGAGGCCACGGCGATCGGAAATGTGCTGATCCAGGCCCGCGCCCAGGGGCTCGTCAACGGATCCCTCGAAGAACTGCGCGCCCTCGTGGCCCGTAGCTTCGTACCCGTTGCCTTCACCCCGGCCCGGTCGCTGGTTCGGCAGTAA
- the fucO gene encoding lactaldehyde reductase, translated as MSNRMIWNQTAHFGAGAIREIPGELANRGFTRAFVVSDQVLVDTGVTGRVTALLDAAGFPYEVYSDVTPNPPIEAVQKGVAAFAASGADVLIGIGGGSPQDTCKAIGIITRNPEFADVRSLEGVAATKYPAVPIIAVPTTAGTASETTINYVITDVERSRKFVCVDPHAIPVVAVVDSEMMSSAPRSLKVATGLDALTHAIEGYTTKGAWELSDLFHLKAITTIAESLRAAADGDPDSADRMALAQYIAGMGYSNVGLGLVHGMAHPLGAFYNAPHGVANGILLAPVMAFNAEATGERFRDIAVAFRVAGAAELPLQDARTAAVEAVSAFARALGNPTTLREIGAKEADLPALAQSAFDDVCTGGNPRDVTVEQILALYTSIY; from the coding sequence ATGAGCAATCGAATGATCTGGAACCAGACCGCCCACTTCGGTGCGGGGGCGATTCGGGAGATCCCCGGCGAACTCGCTAACCGCGGATTCACCAGGGCTTTTGTCGTGTCGGATCAGGTCCTCGTCGACACGGGCGTGACCGGCAGGGTCACCGCGCTGCTCGACGCCGCCGGCTTCCCGTACGAGGTCTACTCCGACGTCACGCCGAACCCGCCGATCGAAGCCGTGCAGAAGGGCGTTGCCGCGTTCGCCGCCTCCGGCGCCGACGTGCTGATCGGGATCGGCGGTGGCTCGCCGCAGGACACCTGCAAGGCGATCGGCATCATCACCCGCAACCCCGAGTTCGCCGATGTGCGCAGCCTCGAGGGCGTCGCCGCCACGAAGTACCCGGCCGTGCCGATCATCGCCGTGCCGACCACCGCCGGCACCGCCTCTGAAACCACGATCAATTACGTCATCACCGATGTCGAGCGCTCACGCAAGTTCGTCTGCGTCGACCCGCACGCCATCCCGGTGGTCGCCGTGGTCGACTCCGAGATGATGTCGAGCGCACCGCGCTCGCTCAAGGTCGCGACCGGACTGGACGCGCTCACCCATGCCATCGAGGGCTACACCACCAAGGGCGCCTGGGAACTCTCCGACCTGTTCCACCTCAAGGCCATCACGACCATCGCCGAATCCCTCCGCGCCGCCGCCGACGGCGACCCGGACTCCGCCGACCGCATGGCGCTCGCCCAGTACATCGCCGGCATGGGCTACTCCAACGTGGGCCTCGGGCTCGTGCACGGCATGGCCCACCCGCTCGGCGCGTTCTACAACGCCCCGCACGGCGTGGCCAACGGCATCCTGCTGGCGCCGGTGATGGCGTTCAACGCCGAGGCCACCGGCGAGCGCTTCCGCGACATCGCGGTGGCCTTCCGGGTGGCCGGCGCGGCCGAGCTGCCTCTCCAGGATGCCCGCACCGCGGCCGTCGAGGCCGTGTCGGCGTTCGCCCGCGCGCTGGGCAACCCCACCACGCTGCGCGAGATCGGCGCCAAGGAGGCCGACCTGCCGGCCCTCGCCCAGTCCGCCTTCGACGACGTCTGCACCGGCGGCAACCCGCGCGACGTGACCGTGGAGCAGATTTTGGCGCTGTACACGTCGATCTACTAG